One window from the genome of Salvia miltiorrhiza cultivar Shanhuang (shh) chromosome 7, IMPLAD_Smil_shh, whole genome shotgun sequence encodes:
- the LOC130993948 gene encoding protein FAR1-RELATED SEQUENCE 9-like — translation MLIDLNVSDDGLDDEEIENAFEGNECSSSEELIDSDVKSEAFKAVRNEIGDKLQTMVTDYDLSENRWFWNMYNLRKRWASVFTNEKFTAGLHATSRSKVTNKVLKDLCSATTSLHEFVIQYERLQHEWRLRESEEDTMCRGVPGQFIQNNNLLKHAASVYTRNVYKTFECEVTHSLNVKIMQHPYDFSADALVYAVSSSSSSNGIRTIHFRRPTRHASCSCQMWEAEGILCRHILNIMLLLNIDSLPAQFILYRWRKDAKNRFLPNQTNLSDEGGKDSIANMIFVNHNMKTLYDLMLECKGD, via the exons ATGTTGATCGATTTGAATGTTTCTGATGATGGATTGGATGATGAAGAAATTGAGAATGCTTTTGAGGGTAATGAATGTAGCTCGTCTGAAGAGCTTATTGATTCAGATGTGAAGAGTGAGGCATTTAAGGCAGTAAGAAATGAAATTGGGGATAAATTGCAG ACAATGGTTACTGATTATGATTTAAGTGAGAATCGATGGTTTTGGAACATGTACAATTTGAGAAAACGGTGGGCTTCTGTTTTTACCAACGAGAAGTTTACAGCCGGCCTACATGCAACTTCTAGGAGTAAGGTGACGAACAAGGTTTTGAAAGATTTATGCTCTGCTACAACTTCTCTTCATGAGTTTGTCATCCAATATGAAAGATTACAACATGAGTGGCGTTTGAGAGAGTCTGAGGAGGACACTATGTGTCGTGGCGTCCCTGGTCAGTTTATCCAAAACAACAATCTGCTGAAACATGCGGCCTCTGTTTACACGAGGAATGTGTACAAAACTTTTGAATGTGAGGTAACTCATTCTTTAAATGTGAAGATTATGCAGCATCCGTATGACTTCAGCGCCGATGCGTTAGTGTACGCAGTGTCTTCAAGTTCATCCAGTAATGGAATTCGTACGATTCATTTCAGACGTCCAACACGTCATGCCAGCTGCTCTTGTCAAATGTGGGAGGCAGAAGGTATTTTGTGTCGCCATATACTCAATATTATGTTGTTGTTGAATATTGACAGCTTGCCAGCACAATTCATACTTTATAGGTGGAGGAAGGACGCGAAGAATAGGTTTCTACCTAACCAAACAAATCTGAGTGACGAAGGAGGAAAAGATAGCATTGCGAATATGATTTTTGTTAACCATAATATGAAAACTCTATATGATTTGATGTTGGAGTGCAAGGGCGACTAG
- the LOC130993352 gene encoding vacuolar protein sorting-associated protein 26B, giving the protein MNYIIGAFKPACSITVSFADGKSRKQVALKKENGKTVLIPIFHSQETISGKISIEPISGKKVEHNGIKVELLGQIEMYFDRGNFYDFTSLVRELDVPGEIYEKKTFPFEFPTVEMPYETYNGANVRLRYVLKVSISRGYGGSIVEYQDFVVRNYSPAPSINNSIKMEVGIEDCLHIEFEYNKSKYHLKDVIVGKIYFLLVRIKIKNMDLEIRRRESTGSGTNTHVETETLAKFELMDGAPVRGESIPIRLFLSPYELAPTYSNINNKFSVKYYLNLVLVDEEDRRYFKQQEITMYRLGETS; this is encoded by the exons ATG AATTATATAATTGGAGCTTTTAAGCCTGCATGCAGCATTACCGTTTCATTTGCTGATGGGAAATCTCGAAAGCAG GTGGCACTGAAGAAGGAGAATGGTAAAACAGTACTAATCCCCATCTTTCATAGTCAAGAAACCATATCTGGGAAG ATCTCCATCGAACCAATTTCAGGGAAGAAGGTGGAACACAATGGTATCAAGGTTGAGCTGCTGGGTCAGATTG AAATGTATTTTGACAGAGGCAACTTTTACGACTTTACTTCCCTAG TTCGTGAGCTGGATGTTCCTGGAGAAATATATGAGAAGAAAACATTTCCCTTTGAATTTCCAACTGTGGAGATGCCATATGAGACATATAATGGGGCAAATGTGCGGCTTAG GTATGTACTAAAAGTCTCAATAAGTCGGGGTTATGGTGGGAGCATAGTGGAATACCAAGACTTCGTG GTTCGGAATTATAGTCCTGCTCCATCTATCAACAACAGCATTAAG ATGGAAGTTGGGATTGAGGACTGCCTTCATATTGAGTTTGAATACAACAAGAGCAA GTATCATCTGAAAGATGTCATTGTAggcaaaatatattttcttcttgTAAGAATCAAGATTAAAAACATGGATCTTGAGATCAGACGCAGAGAATCAACGGGGTCAGGGACGAACACTCATGTTGAGACGGAGACACTTGCAAAGTTTGAGCTGATGGATGGTGCTCCGGTCAGAG GTGAATCTATTCCTATCAGATTGTTCCTAAGCCCATATGAACTAGCTCCGACATATTCAAATATCAATAACAAATTTAGTGTGAAGTACTATCTGAATCTTGTCCTTGTTGATGAAGAGGACCGTCGATATTTCAAGCAACAGGAGATCACAATGTACCGGCTTGGCGAAACCTCCTGA